The following coding sequences lie in one Clarias gariepinus isolate MV-2021 ecotype Netherlands chromosome 27, CGAR_prim_01v2, whole genome shotgun sequence genomic window:
- the six4b gene encoding homeobox protein SIX4b isoform X1, whose translation MSSSSSEVIGADEIKRESSRALETRGSVKLAALDPAGLPMENSGSPAVAVECAPASLAFSPEQVACVCEALLQGGNVERLARFLWSLPQSELLRGNESILKAQAIVAFHQARYQELYCILENHNFSPCNHSSLQDMWYKARYTEAEKARGRPLGAVDKYRLRRKYPLPRTIWDGEETVYCFKERSRNALKDMYKRNRYPSPAEKRNLAKITGLSLTQVSNWFKNRRQRDRNPSEAQSKSESDGNHSTEDESSKGQEELSPRPLSSGSAGSVALGTSPAVAYSDGAPTVIQQIGDTKMSPLATGMGFNGDLTNTNTHYLNGGAYVQSHGSNSLLNGLGNTSGHFLTFDSQRVSHAQERLLGGSSVSYASYSMGAPETTVGKLDGMQSLVSHSEHGAVPSVVTFATTTSSSSSQSGAPHLSNYSMVNLSGVENSLGLPPLLLPPSSSAPSHAGSAPLDGVVSNSSQHSGQPLLYTLNQHVKQEPLDIGVAYTYPSSVPLDQSGNLGYTASLFLSTNLSHSPNNGAPLAPAATAAITSVLSSTEGHSGLTHNARGLQETGGALPSDYRAQEAQLPLSDNLESPAGTGEGPPGVCGDLDMEGKELAKLQTVQMDEDSNDL comes from the exons atgtcttctTCCTCGAGTGAAGTGATTGGCGCCGATGAGATCAAGAGGGAGAGCTCGAGGGCACTGGAGACTCGGGGGAGTGTCAAGCTGGCCGCGCTCGATCCGGCCGGTTTGCCCATGGAGAACTCCGGATCTCCTGCGGTGGCAGTCGAATGCGCACCGGCGTCTTTGGCATTCTCACCGGAACaagtggcgtgtgtgtgtgaggcgcTGCTGCAGGGCGGCAATGTGGAGCGACTTGCCCGCTTCTTATGGTCCTTACCGCAGAGTGAGCTGCTGCGCGGAAACGAGAGCATCCTCAAGGCGCAGGCCATAGTCGCGTTCCATCAGGCGCGCTACCAGGAGCTCTACTGCATCCTAGAGAACCACAACTTCAGCCCGTGCAACCACTCGTCCCTGCAGGACATGTGGTACAAGGCGCGTTACACCGAAGCGGAGAAGGCACGCGGCAGGCCGCTGGGCGCCGTGGACAAATACCGCCTGCGCAGGAAGTACCCGCTGCCGCGCACCATCTGGGACGGCGAGGAGACCGTGTACTGCTTCAAGGAGAGGTCGAGGAACGCGCTCAAGGACATGTACAAGCGCAACCGTTACCCGTCGCCCGCGGAGAAGCGCAACCTCGCCAAAATCACGGGACTTTCTTTGACGCAGGTCAGCAACTGGTTCAAAAACAGGAGACAGCGGGACCGGAATCCATCCGAAGCGCAGTCCAAGAG TGAATCAGATGGCAATCATAGCACAGAGGATGAGTCAAGTAAGGGGCAGGAAGAGCTTTCTCCTCGCCCTCTCTCTAGTGGCTCTGCTGGTTCAGTTGCCCTTGGCACTAGCCCTGCTGTAGCATACTCCGATGGTGCCCCCACAGTCATTCAGCAGATCGGGGATACCAAAATGTCTCCACTTGCCACAGGAATGGGTTTCAATGGCGACTTGACAAACACCAATACTCACTATCTTAATGGCGGAGCATATGttcaatcacatggcagcaacagTCTCTTGAATGGACTTGGAAACACAAGTGGCCACTTCTTGACCTTTGATTCCCAGAGGGTCTCCCATGCCCAAGAAAGGTTACTGGGTGGCTCCTCTGTGTCTTATGCCTCTTATTCAATGGGAGCTCCTGAAACCACAGTTGGAAAACTAGATGGAATGCAGTCTTTGGTTTCACATTCAGAACATGGAGCAGTGCCTTCAGTCGTCACCTTTGCCACTACCacgtcctcttcctcctctcagTCTGGAGCTCCTCATCTCAGCAACTACAGCATGGTCAACCTTTCTGGGGTTGAGAACAGCCTGGGTCTTCCTCCTTTATTGTTACCACCATCTTCTTCAGCACCCTCTCACG CAGGCTCAGCTCCACTGGACGGGGTGGTCAGCAACTCATCCCAGCATTCAGGCCAACCACTGCTGTACACACTCAACCAACACGTCAAACAGGAGCCTTTGGACATTGGGGTGGCCTACACATATCCATCTAGTGTCCCCCTAGACCAAAGTGGTAACTTGGGCTACACAGCATCCCTTTTCCTCTCCACAAACCTCAGCCACTCCCCCAACAATGGAGCCCCCCTGGCCCCTGCTGCCACGGCTGCTATCACCTCTGTGCTCTCCAGCACCGAGGGTCACTCCGGTCTGACACACAACGCCCGCGGCCTGCAGGAAACTGGGGGAGCTCTGCCCTCCGACTACAGGGCACAGGAAGCACAGCTGCCCCTGTCTGACAATCTCGAGTCCCCTGCAGGTACTGGTGAGGGCCCTCCTGGAGTGTGCGGTGATCTGGACATGGAGGGAAAAGAGCTGGCCAAGCTGCAGACTGTTCAGATGGACGAGGACAGCAATGACCTTTGA
- the six4b gene encoding homeobox protein SIX4b isoform X2, whose protein sequence is MSSSSSEVIGADEIKRESSRALETRGSVKLAALDPAGLPMENSGSPAVAVECAPASLAFSPEQVACVCEALLQGGNVERLARFLWSLPQSELLRGNESILKAQAIVAFHQARYQELYCILENHNFSPCNHSSLQDMWYKARYTEAEKARGRPLGAVDKYRLRRKYPLPRTIWDGEETVYCFKERSRNALKDMYKRNRYPSPAEKRNLAKITGLSLTQVSNWFKNRRQRDRNPSEAQSKSESDGNHSTEDESSKGQEELSPRPLSSGSAGSVALGTSPAVAYSDGAPTVIQQIGDTKMSPLATGMGFNGDLTNTNTHYLNGGAYVQSHGSNSLLNGLGNTSGHFLTFDSQRVSHAQERLLGGSSVSYASYSMGAPETTVGKLDGMQSLVSHSEHGAVPSVVTFATTTSSSSSQSGAPHLSNYSMVNLSGVENSLGLPPLLLPPSSSAPSHGSAPLDGVVSNSSQHSGQPLLYTLNQHVKQEPLDIGVAYTYPSSVPLDQSGNLGYTASLFLSTNLSHSPNNGAPLAPAATAAITSVLSSTEGHSGLTHNARGLQETGGALPSDYRAQEAQLPLSDNLESPAGTGEGPPGVCGDLDMEGKELAKLQTVQMDEDSNDL, encoded by the exons atgtcttctTCCTCGAGTGAAGTGATTGGCGCCGATGAGATCAAGAGGGAGAGCTCGAGGGCACTGGAGACTCGGGGGAGTGTCAAGCTGGCCGCGCTCGATCCGGCCGGTTTGCCCATGGAGAACTCCGGATCTCCTGCGGTGGCAGTCGAATGCGCACCGGCGTCTTTGGCATTCTCACCGGAACaagtggcgtgtgtgtgtgaggcgcTGCTGCAGGGCGGCAATGTGGAGCGACTTGCCCGCTTCTTATGGTCCTTACCGCAGAGTGAGCTGCTGCGCGGAAACGAGAGCATCCTCAAGGCGCAGGCCATAGTCGCGTTCCATCAGGCGCGCTACCAGGAGCTCTACTGCATCCTAGAGAACCACAACTTCAGCCCGTGCAACCACTCGTCCCTGCAGGACATGTGGTACAAGGCGCGTTACACCGAAGCGGAGAAGGCACGCGGCAGGCCGCTGGGCGCCGTGGACAAATACCGCCTGCGCAGGAAGTACCCGCTGCCGCGCACCATCTGGGACGGCGAGGAGACCGTGTACTGCTTCAAGGAGAGGTCGAGGAACGCGCTCAAGGACATGTACAAGCGCAACCGTTACCCGTCGCCCGCGGAGAAGCGCAACCTCGCCAAAATCACGGGACTTTCTTTGACGCAGGTCAGCAACTGGTTCAAAAACAGGAGACAGCGGGACCGGAATCCATCCGAAGCGCAGTCCAAGAG TGAATCAGATGGCAATCATAGCACAGAGGATGAGTCAAGTAAGGGGCAGGAAGAGCTTTCTCCTCGCCCTCTCTCTAGTGGCTCTGCTGGTTCAGTTGCCCTTGGCACTAGCCCTGCTGTAGCATACTCCGATGGTGCCCCCACAGTCATTCAGCAGATCGGGGATACCAAAATGTCTCCACTTGCCACAGGAATGGGTTTCAATGGCGACTTGACAAACACCAATACTCACTATCTTAATGGCGGAGCATATGttcaatcacatggcagcaacagTCTCTTGAATGGACTTGGAAACACAAGTGGCCACTTCTTGACCTTTGATTCCCAGAGGGTCTCCCATGCCCAAGAAAGGTTACTGGGTGGCTCCTCTGTGTCTTATGCCTCTTATTCAATGGGAGCTCCTGAAACCACAGTTGGAAAACTAGATGGAATGCAGTCTTTGGTTTCACATTCAGAACATGGAGCAGTGCCTTCAGTCGTCACCTTTGCCACTACCacgtcctcttcctcctctcagTCTGGAGCTCCTCATCTCAGCAACTACAGCATGGTCAACCTTTCTGGGGTTGAGAACAGCCTGGGTCTTCCTCCTTTATTGTTACCACCATCTTCTTCAGCACCCTCTCACG GCTCAGCTCCACTGGACGGGGTGGTCAGCAACTCATCCCAGCATTCAGGCCAACCACTGCTGTACACACTCAACCAACACGTCAAACAGGAGCCTTTGGACATTGGGGTGGCCTACACATATCCATCTAGTGTCCCCCTAGACCAAAGTGGTAACTTGGGCTACACAGCATCCCTTTTCCTCTCCACAAACCTCAGCCACTCCCCCAACAATGGAGCCCCCCTGGCCCCTGCTGCCACGGCTGCTATCACCTCTGTGCTCTCCAGCACCGAGGGTCACTCCGGTCTGACACACAACGCCCGCGGCCTGCAGGAAACTGGGGGAGCTCTGCCCTCCGACTACAGGGCACAGGAAGCACAGCTGCCCCTGTCTGACAATCTCGAGTCCCCTGCAGGTACTGGTGAGGGCCCTCCTGGAGTGTGCGGTGATCTGGACATGGAGGGAAAAGAGCTGGCCAAGCTGCAGACTGTTCAGATGGACGAGGACAGCAATGACCTTTGA